The stretch of DNA CATCAGTTATCGCGATGATATTGACGCCGCGAAAACAATTCTTAAAAAACTACTCGAAAATGAGCCGCGTGTGCTGAGCGATCCGGCTCCGCTGGTTGCGGTGGCGGCGATCGGTGATCACGGGGTTGAATTCACAGTGCGAGGCTGGGTGAACGTAAGCGATTTCTGGGGTGTCACGTTTGATTTAACCGAAGCCATCAAAAAAAGTTTAGACGCCGCCGGACTGACAATTCCGTTCCGGCAGCAGGATGTTCATTTATACACACATAATTCGTGAATTCCGGCTGAATACATTTTCCCTGACAATGAACGGGATCTTTATTATTTTCAGGTGTTATGAATGAGAGATGCTTCCAGCATGTGGCGGTTTTAAAAGGCGGAATTTCTACTGAACGTGAGGTTTCACTTGAGTCCGGTGCGGCCATTGCCGCCGGTCTGCGCGCCGCCGGTTACACAGTGTATGAACTGGATGTGACGTCCCGCACCATTGACCTGCCGCGAGAAGTGGAGGCGGTCTTCATTGCGCTGCACGGAACGTTTGGCGAGGATGGCGGAGTGCAACTGCTGTTAACTCAGATGGGTGTGCCGTTTGTCGGTGCAGGAGTGGAAGCGAGCCGGATGGCGTTTGATAAACAGCTTACTGACATTTGTCTGCGCGCTGCCGGTGTGCCGGTGCCGGATATAGAGGTGGTGCGTAAAGAACGCCAGCCGGTCATGCAGCCGCCGGTGGCGGTAAAGCCGCTGCGGCAGGGTTCCAGCGTCGGCTGTTCGCTCGTGTTTGAAGCAATGCATTTTCCGGCGGCACTTGAAAAAGCGCGGCAGTACGGGGAGGAAATCATTGTGCAGCGGTTTATTCCCGGACGGGAATTTACGGTAAGCATTGTGGCCGGCGAGGTGCTGCCGCCGGTTGAAATCGTACTGGAAGAGGGCTGGTACGATTACGACGCGAAATATAAAACGGATTCAACACGCTATATTGTACCGGCGAAGATTGACGCCGAAACAGAAGTGCGGATGAGAGAACTCGCATTCAAAACATTTCATTCGCTCGGCGCGCGCGGTTTTGGCCGCGTCGATTTCCGGATGACGCCGGCAGGCGAGCTGTTTGTGCTCGAACTCAATACCATTCCCGGATTTACGGCGCACAGTCTGATGCCCAAAGCCGCCGCTGCCGCCGGAATCGGCTTTTCTGAGCTTTGCGACCGGATCATGCGCACCGCTTTGATGCCCTGAAAAATTCGACTTTGTTCAAATAAAAGATTCATTCACGCAGAGCCGCAAAGAGGAGAAAGATTTTTTTAGACAGGATTAACAGGATTTTAATATTCAATTCTCGATTTCCAGTTTTTGTGACTTTTGCGCTTTTTTGTGGCAATTAAAATTCGGTTCCATCCGCGTAATCCGCGGTCAAATTCTTTGCGCCCGCTCGCGATTCTTTGCGGAAAATGAATTATTAGAGTTTCTATGAAATTTGAAATTTGAAATTTGCCGGCTGAAATGAAACACTGCCATACAAACTTTTACGTTCGAATCGGAGTTTGGCTGATGGCAGCAAGAAAAAGACAAATAAAATCAAAACGCCGCGTATATTATGCGAAAACACGCGCAAACAAAAAACATACTGCACGCCGCAGTCTGGTTGTGCTGTTTCTGCTGCTCGTGACTGCAGGAATCGTTTACGGACTTTATCGCGGCGCAAAATTTACCGGTTCGCTTTTCTTTTCGCGCAATCCGGCGTTTGAGCTGAAAATTGTTGATATTGCTACAGACGGACGGCTGACTGTTTCGCAAATTCGCGAATATGCCGCTGTAGAAACCGGTGCAAATATTTTTTCCGTCGACACCGCTGCTCTGCGCAAACGCCTTGTCGATGTGCCGCTGGTTGAAACCGTCATTGTGCGCCGGAAGCTGCCGGACACGCTCGAAATCAAAATTACCGAACGCGTCGCATTGGCGCAGATCCGCTGGAGCGCACGCGGTCTGCCGTTTCTGATCGACCGCGCCGGTGTTGTCCTGCCGCCGACACGCAGCGGACAAGTGCTGCCGGTGATTGAGGGCATGAAAAGTAACGCACTGCGTCCCGGTGAAAAAAGCAATGATGCCGGCGTGCGCTACTGCCTTGATCTGCTCATGCTGTCCGACTCGCTCGGCTTCGGGCCGATCGTTCGCTTCGGCACATTTAACCTGCGTTTTCCTGAATTTATCGACGTCACTGTTAACACCGAAACCAGTGCGCGCTTTCCGTATAAGGACGCCAAAGAAAAACTCATCCGGCTCGTTAGTGTACTGCAATTGGCAAACGAACAGGGGCGGCGCATCAAAACCGTTGATCTCACGCCGGACGGCCGCAATGTGCCGGTAACCTATTATTGAAATATGAAAAATGGTGTCAAACGTCTGAACGTCAAAGGTCACAAGCCGGAACTTCTAAACTGGTGTTCCGGACATTGGATGTGCGACCTTCAGACCTGCAACCGGTTTGAAATCTGAAATTCGAAAAAATATGGCCGCGCCGGTGATCACAGCTCTTGAAATCGGAACCAGCTCAGTCAAAGTGCTGATGGCTGAAGTGCGTGAGGATGGTGGAATCATGATTGCCGGCGTCGGCGAGCGCGATTCACGCGGCGTGCGCAAAGGCGAAATTATCGACTTCGAGCTCGCGCTCGACTCCGTGCGCAATGCAATGGAAGACGCCGAGAGCAGTTCGCGCAAATCCATCGGCGAACATCTCTATCTTGTGGCGTCCGGCGGCCGCGCAGAAAGCCTGCTGCACGCCGGCGGAATTCCGGTGCTCAACGAATATGACGAGCCCGGCGGCGAAATTACACAGGACGATGTAGATCATGCCCTGGAAGCCGCCCGTAAAATTCATGTGCCGGACGACCGCATCCGCATGCATACGCTGGAACAAAATTTTGAGGTCGACGGGCGTGGCGGCATTGCAAATCCGGTGAGGATGCTCGCCCAGGAACTGCGCGCCGGCATGCTGATGATTCACGGACAGCGCTCCGTGATTGAAAATCTGAAAAAACTCATTGAAAGTGTTCCCGTCACTTGTGCCGATGCTGCGTTTGGCGGATTCTGTTCTGCACTCGCCGTGTTAACACCGGAACATAAACGCGCCGGCGCTGTTGTGATTGATCTTGGCGGCGGAACAACCGACTACCTGGCGTATAGCGCCGGACTTGTCCGGCTGGCCGGTTCAATCGCCGTCGGCGGCGACCATATTACCGGCGATATTTCCAGCGGACTGAATCTCGGGCGCCGGCAGGCTGAAATGCTTAAAAAAGAGTCCGGCAGCGCCATAATCAACCGGTTGAAAAGTGATCAGAATATTTCTATTCCGCCGGAAGGCAGCTATCGCGGCGGCATTGTCCGTTCATCCACGCTGCACACCATCATCCACGCGCGCATGGAAGAGACACTGCGCTTAATTGCCGAGCAGATTGAACAGAGCGAACTCGCCGGAGTATTAAACGGCGGCGTCATTCTTACCGGCGGCGGATCGGCACTCGAAGGCGTTGCTGATTTGGCACAGCAGGTATTTAACGCACCGGCGCGCGTCGGAAGAATTTACGACTGTGTCGGACTCTCCACCAAACAGGAGGGCGCACGTTTTGCCGCCGCGATCGGCGCTATCCGCTACGCCTCAGCGCAGCGCAAACCCGCCGCGCCGGCGCGTGGAGCCATCCGGAATTTTTTCTCGAAACTATGGGGCGGAGGAGAATGAAAAATTATCAAAGAGTCAAAAGTCTGAAAGTCAAAGGTCAAACGTCAGTGTTCCCGGCTTGCGACTTTAAGACCCGTAACTTCCGACACGTTTTAACCCTGAACAGTGAACTCTGAACAGTGAACTCCGACCGCAAAAAAATTCTGATTCTCGGACTCGGCGGCGCCGGTTGTAATGCGGTAGCGCGTATTGCTACGGAAGCGCCGGCGGGCATGGAATTTGCCGTGATGGACTGCGACGAACAGACGCTGCAGAACTGCCATTATGTTGAGAATAAACTGCAGGCCGGACGGGAGCTTACCGGCGGACTGAGCGCCGGCGGCGATATTGAAATCGGCCGGCGCTGCGTCGAAGGTTCCGGTGAGCAGTTTAAATCGCTGATCAACACCGCCGGGTTCTTGATGGTTATCACCGGGCTTGGCGGCGGATTCGGCACAGGCGCCGCGCCGGTGGTTGCGCGCATGGCACGCGATCTCGGTGCCGTCACACTCTTTTTCGCCGTACTGCCGTTTCCGTTTGAGGGGACGGTGGCACGCGGTAAAGCTGAACGCGCCATCCGGCGCATGCGAACCTATGCCGACGCCATTATTGAACTGCCGAATGAACAGCTTCAGCCGCCGGATGATGCATCGGTGGAAGAATCATTTGATTACAGCAGCCGGCTGCTTGCTGCCGGCGTGAGCGGAATCTGGAGAATGCTCTCGTATGCCGGTGTGTGCAACCTCGATTTTGCATCACTCGGCACCATGCTAAACTATTGTGACGCATTCTGCCGCTTCGCCGGCGCGAGCGCCGCCGGCGAAAACCGCGCCGGAGATGTCGTTGAAGAACTGCGTGCACATCCGCTGCTGCACAACACGGCTGTATTTCAAAGTGCGCCGGGCATGATCATCGGGATCACCGGCGGACACGATTTAAAGCTCGTCGAAATCCAGCAGATTGTCGACGGGCTCGCACCGGAGAATCCGGAGTGCTGGCTGAAAACCGGCATCGCGATCGACCCGCAGTTTTCCGGTCGTGTCGATGTTATGCTGCTCGCCGCCGAAGCGTGGAAAGAGCCGCTGATCGACGATGGGCACGGCGGCAGAAAACCGGCGGCCGGGCAGGGGGAGCTCGGACTTAAACCGCGCTCACGCACCTTCGGCGGCGCCGAACGCACCATCTGGAAAGGCGAAGACCTCGACATCCCAACTTACATCCGCCGGAAAATAAAACTGCCGCGGTAAAAATTTTTCCCAATGAATGAGCTGGATAAAATTTACGATGGAATTGCTGCGGATTATGAAAGAGGGCGCAACATTTTTAATAATACGGCGCAACTTGAAATGCTTGCAGAAAAAATTCCGGCGCATGCAGATGTGCTCGATGCCGGTTGCGGTTCCGGAATACCGGTTCTGAAATTTTTTATTGATCACGGTTGTCGTGTAACCGGTACTGATATTTCGGCAGAGATGCTGGCGCTGGCAGCGAAAAATAGTCCGGCGGCCGAGCTGATTCAAAAAGACACCGCCGAACTGGATTTTCCGGCGGACTCATTCGACTTGATCACCTCAATCTACACCCTGTTTCATATGTCGATGGAATGTCAGGTGAGTGCGTTTGGAAAATTTTACACCATGCTGCGCGCCAGCGGCATCGCCTGTTTCACGCTGGCCACAGAAACGTATACCGGAGCGCCGGAGTTTTCCGGCATGAAGCAATTTAAGGATGTTGAATTGCCGTATCATCATGTGACGCCGGAAAAATATGCAGAACTTCTTACGGCGACCGGATTTAAAATTCTCTCCGCTGAACACTTGAAAATCGGACGAGAAACCATGCTGTGGATGCTGGTGCAAAAGGAATAATATGAAAAAATACCGGACGGTATTGCATCCACTTGAGCTGAATTATCAGAGCGCTCATCCAATGCGAACCTTGTTTCGTCTGTTGAACCGGCCATGGTATTATTTCGTTATTACGACACTGCTGCTCCTGATCAAGCACTCTCCGGTGTGGGCAATTCCGTTTTTGATTGCCGAATTGATCGATCTGCTGGTCACACCGGAAAACTGGTCGATGTCCCGTGCCGTAATTTATTTTTCCATTGTGGTGGTACTAACGATTCAGAATATTTTTTCGCACACGCTGTTTTTTGTTATGTTAAGCGGCACAATTCGCGATCTGGAACAGACGTTACGTAATGCGCTGGTAACGCGGATGCAGCACCTTTCCATTGCATTCCACGATCGTACGGAAAGCGGACGGCTGCAGGCGAAAGTCCTGCGCGATGTCGAGCAGGTACAGACATTCTGTATGCTGCTTGGTGACGGCGGGATGCTGGCGATCCTTTCCATCGTGTTTGCGATTCTTGTGACCGTTGTGCGCGAGCCGAAAATGCTGATCGTATTTTTAATTCTTGTGCCGCTTTGCATCGCTTTGCGCGCCGCATTTCATCACCGGATCCTGGCGCACAATAATGCGTTCCGCGAAGAGGTTGAGCGGATGTCTGCCGGTATTGTTGAAATGCTGAATATGATTCCGGTAGTGCGTGCACACGGGCTTGAAAGCATGGCCGCCAGCGAGATGGAGCGGCAGTTTGACGAGGTGAACCGCAGTGGACGAAAGCTTGATCGGATCGACTCGCTGTTCGGCTCTTCCGCATGGGTGGTTTTTCAGCTTTCAGTGGTTTGCGGATTGATTGTGCTGGTCTGGTTTAATCGCCGCGGATTGATCTCCATTGGGGATATTGTTTTATATCAGAGTCTGTTCAGTATGATTGTGATGTGCGTTTCGCAGCTGCTGGGGATTTATCCCCGGCTCATGAGAGGTATCGAGTCCATCCGCTCAATCGGTGAAATACTGGAGTGTCCTGACCTCGAGTTAAATGACGGACGTGCGTCCGTTGCAGAGATTGGCGGACATGTTGAATTCGATGATGTTTCATTTGTGTATGACGTTGAAAAAAATCACGGTGTGAAAAACTTTTCATTGGATGTAAAACCCGGTGAATGTGTTGCATTTGTCGGACCGAGCGGCGCCGGAAAATCAACGGTCATTCAGTTGTTGATTGGATTCCGTCGCCCGCAGGCAGGTCGTATTCTGTTCGATAGACGCGATATGGAAGCATGTGATATGCGAACGGTTCGCAGGCATATTTCTGTTGTGCCGCAGGAAACGGTTTTATTTTCCGGTACTATTCGTGAAAACATTCTTTATGGATTATCCGGCATTTCTGATGAACGGCTGATGGAGGTGCTGACCGCAGCACATCTGGCAGATGTTGTTGCCGAGCTGCCGGAAGGACTTGAAACAAAAATCGGCGAAGATGGTGCCATGCTTTCCGGTGGACAGCGTCAGCGAATTGCTATTGCACGCGCTTTGGTTCGCAATCCTAAAATTCTTGTGCTCGATGAAGCCACCTCTGCGCTTGATACTGTTTCCGAAAAAAAAGTTCAGGATGCCATCGACAGTGCCGTAATCAATCGAACCACATTTATTGTTGCGCACCGGCTTTCAACCATTCGCAGGGCAGACCGGATTGTCGTGATGAAAAACGGTCGCATTGTTGAAATCGGTTCTTATTCAGAATTAATGGAATGCCATGGATTTTTTTATGAAATGCAGCAGTCTCAAGGCGGGGAGTAATTTTCGGTATATTTGGCGAATATAATTTTCGGGAGGTGTTCGGGGAATTACGCTTGAGAATAAGCGTGACGCGGAAAAACAAGAGTCAAAAATCTGAAGGGCGGCGTTCGAATATCGGGTGGTAATTTAAAATTTTTTAATCGTGAATTTTCAGAGATTCGCCGGCAGCCTTGAAAAAAGCTCCTCAAAAACTTGTGTGTGTACGATAATTTTTCAGTTTAAATTTTACCGGAACCACCAGAGCAGAACGATGACGCCGAGTACAATGCGGTACCACCCGAACGGGGTAAAGCTGTGTTTGCGCAGATAGTTCATGAGCCATTGAATAACACAGGCGGCAACGATAAAAGCGACCATGAATCCGGTGGCGAGGATGAGATATTCCGCGCCGGAAAATGCGGCGCCGGATTCCATGAGTTTATATGCGCCGGCACCGGTGAGTGTGGGCACGGCGAGAAAAAATGAAAACTCGGCGGCGATTCGGCGGTCGAGTCTCAGCAGCATTCCGCCGAGAATAGTGGCAGCGGAACGTGACGTGCCGGGAACGAGTGCAAGGCATTGAAAGCAGCCGATGAACAGAGCGGTTTTAAACGTAATTCCGGTGATGTCCTGAATGGCGCCGGTTTTCATACCGCGTGTTTTTTCGAAAATGACCAGCGCAACGCCGTAAAAAATCAGCGCACACGCGACGGTTTGCGGTGTGAAAAGATAATGTTCAATCGTATCGGCGCATAAAAGTCCGAGAATGACTGCCGGAAAAAATGCAACGGCAACTTTCATCCAGAGCAGCCATTTATTTTTACGCTCTTCGGCCGTACCGGCAAACGGCCACAGTTCGCGCCGGAAGAGAACAATCACAGCAAGCGTTGCGCCGGTCTGGATAAAAATTGTAAAGGCATCAGAAAACTGTTTGTTCTCAGAAAGCTGCAGAAATGCGTCGACAAGAATCATGTGGCCGGTGCTGCTGATCGGCAGAAATTCAGTGATACCTTCAACAAATCCGAGCAGGACAGCTTTTAAAAAAGTTATTACAGACATGTCATCCGTTCTGTTTTGACGCGGCGGGACGTCGCGTCTACATTGATTACATTACAGAGCGGCGGCGGTTTTTCAAATGCATCTGACAAAAATATTGAAAACGCCGGCGGACAGGAGATGATGGTGCACATGACTGAATTATGGATTGCCATTTTTTTTCTGCTTGCCGGCTTTGGTCTGTTAACCGGCGGTGCAGAACTGCTGGTGCGCGGCGCGTCACGGCTGGCGGCGGCGCTGGGCATTTCTCCGCTGGTGATCGGCTTGACAGTGGTTGCATTCGGTACGAGCGCACCGGAACTGGCGGTGAGTGTGATGTCCGGCATGGCAGGTGAGACGAACATTGCACTCGGCAATGTTCTCGGCAGTAATATTTTTAATATCCTTTTTATTCTCGGAATTTCGGCGCTGGTGGCGCCGCTGATTGTTTCAACGCAACTGATCAAACTGGATGTGCCGCTGATGATTGCCGCATCGGCACTGGTATTTTTGTTCGGTGCGAACGGTGTAATCAGTACGGTTGAAGGCGTCATTCTGTTTGCCGGAATTATTGCATATACCCTTTTTTTAATCATGAAAAGCCGCAAAGAAAACTGCGCCGCCGTCGCTGAGATACCGGCAGCAAAGGGCGCACGCGCATTGTTGAAGAACGGGTTTTTTGTGCTCGCCGGCCTGGTGCTGCTGGTACTCGGTTCCAGCTGGCTGGTGAAAAGTGCGGTGACCATTGCGCAGCATTGCGGGGTGAGCGATCTGGTTATCGGTTTAACGATTGTCGCTGCCGGAACTTCGCTGCCGGAAGCGGCAACATCGGTTGTGGCAAGTCTTCGTGGTGAGCGCGATATTGCAGTGGGAAATATTGTCGGCAGTAATCTGTTTAATCTGCTGTGTGTTCTCGGTGCAGCGGCCGTTGTCACGAAAGGCGGAATCCCGGTGCCGGAATCGGTTTTAGTTTTTGATTTTCCGGTGATGCTGACGGTGGCGCTGGCGTGCCTGCCGGTGTTTTTCACCGGCAATGTTATTACCCGGTGGGAAGGCGCGCTGTTTTTCGGTTATTATATCATTTACACTGTTTTTCTAATTCTGCTGTCCACCGGCAGCACCGTTGCAACGGAATTTCGCATGGCAGTGCTGTGGTTCGTTCTGCCGCTGACGGCTGTTGCGATACTGATGCTGGTGTGTCGTGAAATCCGGCAAAACAAAAAAACGTAATCCGTGCATTCCGGCAGTGAATTCTGCAGAGGCGCTATTTTTTATTCGCACAATTCTCCGGAATGCGTGTATTCTGACAAAACTTTTTTGAAAACTGAGGAGTGACGATGAAAAAACTTTTGCTGGCTGGAATTTTGTCAATTGCAGGACTCGCCGGTGCGATGGAACGCATGGTGTTTGTGAATCTCGAAGAGGTGTTTAATAATTTCTACCGCACGCAGCTTTCGAAGGCGACCATTGAGGCGCAGCAGAAGGAGATTGAGGCGGAGCGCAAAGCGCGTGCCGATGAAATTACATCGTTCGCCACCGAAGTTGACGCTCTGAAAAAAGAGGCACGCGATATGACGCTGACGGAGGATATCCGCGATGCAAAACGGCTGATTTACGAAGAACGCCTGCTTGAGCTGCGCAGCAAGCAGAAAGAGCTGGAAGAATTTGTACAACTCCGGCAGCAGCTGCTGCAACAGCAGGTTACACGCATGAGTCAGTCGATTATGGATGAAATTCGCGGCGCGGTGATTGAGTATGCCAAGCGCAACGGATTGCAGGCGGTCATGGACAATTCAGCGCGCCGGGCGGCGATCGGCGTGTTTATTTACACACATCCTGACGTGGATATTACACAGCAGATTCTTGGTGAATTGAATAGTAAGCGTCCGGATTCATTTGAACAGATGATAAAAGATGCGACGGGCGCAGAAGAAGCGCCGGTTCCGGCCGAAGCTGCTCCGGCGAACTGATATCAAACCGCGGATTACGCGGATGGAAACGGATTTTTAAATCACGAATGAACACGAAGAAAAAATTGCAGTGTCCCGTTCAATACTTCGTTCTCTTCGCTTCCTCCGTGTGAAATAAATTTTAAGGATTTAAATGAAACTTGTTGAACTTGCAGAAAAAATCGGCGGGAAACTGGACGGCGCCGGCGATGTTGAAATTCGCGGCGTAGCGGCAATCGGCTCTGCAGAGCCGGGCGAAATCAGTTTTCTTGCGAACCCGAAATATGCAGCACAGGCGGCGGCAACCAACGCATCGGCGCTGATTGTACCGGAGAACTGGAGCGCGGAATCGCCGGCGGCATTCATTCGCGTAAAAAATCCGGATGCCGCATTTGCACAGGCAACCATGCTGTTTTATACACCGCCGCCGGCGGCGGTCGCCGGAGTTCATCCGTCGGCAGTCGTCGCGCCGGATGCCATCATCGGAGAAAACGCCAGCATCGGGCCGCTGTGTGTGGTTGAATCCGGCGTAACGATCGGTGCCGGAACGGTGCTGGTTGCGCAGTGTTATATCGGTGCAAACTGCACTGTGGGAAAAAACTGTCTGTTCTATCCGCATGTGTCGCTGCGTGAATCGGTGAAAACCGGTGACCACGTGATTCTGCATAACGGCACGGTGATCGGCAGCGACGGGTTTGGTTATTCAGTGGACGAAGCCGGCGTGCGCACAAAGATTCCGCAGGTCGGCACAGTGGAGATCAGCGACGATGTTGAAATCGGAGCGAATACGACAATAGATCGCGCGCGGTTCGGCAAAACAAAGATCGGTACCGGTGCAAAGATTGATAATCAGGTTCAGATTGCACACAATGTGGAAATCGGCGAGCACGTGGTGCTGGTTTCGCAGGTTGGCATTGCCGGCAGCGCGCGCGTCGGCGAAAAATCGATTCTGGCCGGAAAAGTTGGCGTGAACGGCCATATTGAAATCGGCAAAGGCGTGGTTGTCGGCCCGATGGCCGGCGTGACAAAGAGCGTGCCGGACGGCGCTTATCTGATCGGGATGCCGGCGGTAGCGATAAAAGAGTGGAAACGCAGCACGGCTGCTGTTGCGCTGCTGCCGAAATTAAAAGAACGGATTGCGGCATTGGAAAAACGGATAAAGCAGCTTGAACAGTCCGGTTAAAAGACGGGTGAGTTTTTAATTAAAGGAAAACGATGAATCCGATCAGTATGTATGGCGAAAAAGTGTTCAGTATGCGTGTAATGCGTGAGCACCTTTCCGAAAAAACGGTACAATCGCTGGAAGCGACGATCAAAACCGGCAAGCGGCTGAATCCCGGCATTGCGGCTGAAGTTGCCGAAGCGATGAAAGAGTGGGCGCTTTCCAAAGGCGCAACACACTATACGCACTGGTTTCAGCCGCTCACTAACTCCACCGCCGAAAAACACGATTCATTTATTGTGCCGGACGGTGAAGGTTCCGTGATCTGTAAATTTTCCGGCAGCGAGCTGATTCGGGGCGAACCGGATGCCTCCAGTTTTCCGTCCGGCGGACTGCGCGCAACATTCGAAGCGCGCGGGTATACCGCGTGGGACCCGAGCAGTCCGGCGTTCATTAAAGATAATACACTGTGCATCCCGACGGTGTTTTGCGGTTATCACGGCGAAGCACTTGACAAAAAAACACCGCTGCTGCGCTCTATTAAAGCGCTCGATCAGCAGACGCGCCGCATGGCGAAACTGTTCGGCTTGGAAATTAAACAGTACGCCGGCGCAACGCTCGGGGCGGAGCAGGAATATTTTCTGGTCAATCGCGAATATTATAACGCGCGTCTCGATCTGCAGCAGACCGGCCGTACATTGTTCGGCTGCGCGCCGGCAAAACATCAGCAGATGGAGGATCATTATTACGGCACCATCAAAACCCGTGTAATGAAATTCATGGAGGACCTCGACCACGAGCTGTGGCGGCTGGGCATTCCGGCTAAAACGCGGCATAACGAAGTGGCGCCGGGACAGTTTGAAATCGCACCGGTTTTTGAAGAGCTCAATCTGGCGGTCGATCACAATATGCTCACGATGGGGGTGCTGCACAAGACAGCAGAAAAGCATGATTTTGTCTGCCTGCTGCACGAAAAACCGTATGCCGGCGTGAACGGTTCCGGCAAACACAACAACTGGTCGCTTACCGGACCGGATGGTAAAAACTGGCTGCTGCCCGGCGACAACCCGCATGAAAATGCAAAATTCCTGACCGTTATTTGTGCATTGATTCAAGCGGTGGACATGTATGCGGATTTACTGCGCGCCTCTGTTGCTACGGCCGGCAACGATCATCGTCTCGGTGCGCACGAAGCGCCGCCGGCGATTATCTCCATTTTTCTCGGCGAACAACTTACCGATATTATTATGCAGATTGAAAACGGTGCCGCGAGCCGTTCAAAACAGAACGGCACTATTCATCTCGGCATCGATATCTTGCCGACACTGCCGCGCGGCAATACCGACCGCAACCGCACATCGCCGTTCGCATTCACTGGCAATAAGTTTGAATTCCGTGCCGTCGGCTCGAATCAAAGCTGCGCCGGCTGCAATGTAACCATCAATACCATTGTCGCCGATGCACTGGATGACATCTGTACAAAACTGGAAGCGGAGGTCGCCGCCGGAAAAGAGTTTAACAAATCTCTGCAGACGATTCTTTCGAGCATCATTAAAAAGCATAAACGCATTCTGTTTGACGGTGATAATTATACTGCCGCCTGGGAGAAGGAAGCTGCGCAGCGCGGACTGCCGAATATAAAAACCACTCCGGAAGCGCTCAAAGCGTGGATTACACCTAAAGCGGTGGAGCTCTTTTCCAGACACAATGTGTTAACTGAAAAAGAACTGCGCTCCCGCTACGAAATTTACCATGCCGAGTATGAAAAAATCATTCATATCGAAGCCGGCGTGGCGCTGCTGATGGCCAAAACCATGATCATTCCGGCGGTCATGACCGCACAGGGAGAACTGGCGGCGCAGATTAAAGCCGTTGTTTCTGCCGGCGGAACTGCCACTGGCGCGCGCGCAGCACTTAAAGGCATCTGTGCCGAAACCGAAAAACTCTACCGGACGGTCGCACGGCTCGAAAAAGCCGCCGCCGTAAAAGAAAAAATCGGCGCCATGAACAAAGTCCGCACCGCAGTGGATGCGCTTGAGCTGATGGTGCCGTTTGAACACTGGCCGCTTCCAACCTACGAAGAGATGATGTTTATGATTTGAGGCGGGAAAATTATTCCGGTAAATCCTTAGCCATCCGTCGAAAAATAAAAAAGCGTGTGCAAATCAATTTATAAGGGTTTACTTTTGCGGTATTGATTGTTTATGTTTCTGAAAATCCCGGAGAGTTT from Kiritimatiellales bacterium encodes:
- a CDS encoding D-alanine--D-alanine ligase; this encodes MNERCFQHVAVLKGGISTEREVSLESGAAIAAGLRAAGYTVYELDVTSRTIDLPREVEAVFIALHGTFGEDGGVQLLLTQMGVPFVGAGVEASRMAFDKQLTDICLRAAGVPVPDIEVVRKERQPVMQPPVAVKPLRQGSSVGCSLVFEAMHFPAALEKARQYGEEIIVQRFIPGREFTVSIVAGEVLPPVEIVLEEGWYDYDAKYKTDSTRYIVPAKIDAETEVRMRELAFKTFHSLGARGFGRVDFRMTPAGELFVLELNTIPGFTAHSLMPKAAAAAGIGFSELCDRIMRTALMP
- a CDS encoding FtsQ-type POTRA domain-containing protein; translation: MAARKRQIKSKRRVYYAKTRANKKHTARRSLVVLFLLLVTAGIVYGLYRGAKFTGSLFFSRNPAFELKIVDIATDGRLTVSQIREYAAVETGANIFSVDTAALRKRLVDVPLVETVIVRRKLPDTLEIKITERVALAQIRWSARGLPFLIDRAGVVLPPTRSGQVLPVIEGMKSNALRPGEKSNDAGVRYCLDLLMLSDSLGFGPIVRFGTFNLRFPEFIDVTVNTETSARFPYKDAKEKLIRLVSVLQLANEQGRRIKTVDLTPDGRNVPVTYY
- the ftsA gene encoding cell division protein FtsA is translated as MKSEIRKNMAAPVITALEIGTSSVKVLMAEVREDGGIMIAGVGERDSRGVRKGEIIDFELALDSVRNAMEDAESSSRKSIGEHLYLVASGGRAESLLHAGGIPVLNEYDEPGGEITQDDVDHALEAARKIHVPDDRIRMHTLEQNFEVDGRGGIANPVRMLAQELRAGMLMIHGQRSVIENLKKLIESVPVTCADAAFGGFCSALAVLTPEHKRAGAVVIDLGGGTTDYLAYSAGLVRLAGSIAVGGDHITGDISSGLNLGRRQAEMLKKESGSAIINRLKSDQNISIPPEGSYRGGIVRSSTLHTIIHARMEETLRLIAEQIEQSELAGVLNGGVILTGGGSALEGVADLAQQVFNAPARVGRIYDCVGLSTKQEGARFAAAIGAIRYASAQRKPAAPARGAIRNFFSKLWGGGE
- a CDS encoding cell division protein FtsZ, with product MNSDRKKILILGLGGAGCNAVARIATEAPAGMEFAVMDCDEQTLQNCHYVENKLQAGRELTGGLSAGGDIEIGRRCVEGSGEQFKSLINTAGFLMVITGLGGGFGTGAAPVVARMARDLGAVTLFFAVLPFPFEGTVARGKAERAIRRMRTYADAIIELPNEQLQPPDDASVEESFDYSSRLLAAGVSGIWRMLSYAGVCNLDFASLGTMLNYCDAFCRFAGASAAGENRAGDVVEELRAHPLLHNTAVFQSAPGMIIGITGGHDLKLVEIQQIVDGLAPENPECWLKTGIAIDPQFSGRVDVMLLAAEAWKEPLIDDGHGGRKPAAGQGELGLKPRSRTFGGAERTIWKGEDLDIPTYIRRKIKLPR
- a CDS encoding class I SAM-dependent methyltransferase, translating into MNELDKIYDGIAADYERGRNIFNNTAQLEMLAEKIPAHADVLDAGCGSGIPVLKFFIDHGCRVTGTDISAEMLALAAKNSPAAELIQKDTAELDFPADSFDLITSIYTLFHMSMECQVSAFGKFYTMLRASGIACFTLATETYTGAPEFSGMKQFKDVELPYHHVTPEKYAELLTATGFKILSAEHLKIGRETMLWMLVQKE